One genomic window of Equus caballus isolate H_3958 breed thoroughbred chromosome 6, TB-T2T, whole genome shotgun sequence includes the following:
- the LDHB gene encoding L-lactate dehydrogenase B chain (The RefSeq protein has 1 substitution compared to this genomic sequence), which yields MATLKEKLIAPVAEEATVPNNKITVVGVGQVGMACAISILGKSLADELALVDVLEDKLKGEMMDLQHGSLFLQTPKIVADKDYSVTANSKIVVVTAGVRQQEGESRLNLVQRNVNVFKFIIPQIVKYSPDCIIIVVSNPVDILTYVTWKLSGLPKHRVIGSGCNLDSARFRYLMAEKLGIHPSSCHGWILGEHGDSSVAVWSGVNVAGVSLQELNPEMGTDNDSENWKEVHKMVVESAYEVIKLKGYTNWAIGLSVADLIESMLKNLSRIHPVSTMVKGMYGIENEVFLSLPCILNARGLTSVINQKLKDEEVAQLKKSAYTLWDIQKDLKDL from the exons ATGGCAACTCTTAAGGAAAAACTGATTGCACCAGTTGCGGAAGAGGCAACGGTCCCAAACAATAAAATCACCGTAGTGGGTGTTGGACAAGTTGGTATGGCGTGTGCCATCAGCATTCTGGGAAAG TCTCTGGCTGATGAGCTTGCTCTGGTGGATGTTTTGGAAGATAAACTCAAAGGGGAAATGATGGATCTGCAGCATGGGAGCTTGTTTCTTCAGACACCTAAAATTGTCGCAGATAAAG ATTACTCTGTGACCGCCAATTCTAAGATTGTGGTGGTGACTGCAGGAGTCCGCCAGCAAGAGGGAGAGAGTCGCCTCAACCTGGTCCAGAGGAATGTTAACGTCTTCAAATTCATTATTCCTCAGATCGTCAAGTACAGTCCTGACTGCATCATCATTGTGGTTTCCAACCCAG TGGATATTCTCACATATGTTACCTGGAAACTAAGTGGATTACCCAAGCACCGTGTGATTGGAAGTGGCTGTAATCTGGATTCTGCTAGATTTCGCTACCTTATGGCTGAAAAACTTGGCATTCATCCCAGCAGCTGCCATGGATGGATTTTGGGAGAGCATGGCGACTCAAGcg TGGCCGTGTGGAGTGGAGTGAATGTGGCAGGTGTTTCTCTCCAGGAACTGAATCCAGAGATGGGAACGGACAATGACAGTGAAAATTGGAAGGAAGTGCATAAGATGGTGGTTGAAAG tgcCTATGAAGTCATCAAGCTAAAAGGATACACCAACTGGGCTATTGGATTAAGTGTGGCTGATCTCATTGAATCCATGTTGAAAAATCTATCCAGGATTCACCCAGTGTCAACAATGGTGAAG GGGATGTATGGCATTGAGAATGAAGTCTTCCTGAGCCTTCCATGTATCCTGAATGCTCGGGGATTAACCAGTGTTATCAACCAGAAgctgaaggatgaggaggttgctcAACTCAAGAAAAGCGCAGATACCCTGTGGGACATCCAGAAGGACCTGAAAGACCTGTGA